One genomic window of Paenibacillus xylanilyticus includes the following:
- a CDS encoding alpha-ketoacid dehydrogenase subunit beta, with protein sequence MAQLNMKEAIRDALRVELKRDPNVLLFGEDVGNVGGVFRVTEGLQKEFGEERVFDTPLAESAIGGLAVGLGIQGFRPVAEIQFVGFIFEALDQMVVQAARMRFRSGGKYNSPIVFRTPFGGGVKAAELHTDSLEGLLTQTPGIKVVVPSNPYDAKGLMIASIRDNDPVFFMEHLNLYHAFRAEVPEEDYVVELGKANVVREGSDVTIVTYGMMVHTSVKAAEELEKQGIKVEVIDLRTISPIDIDTVVASIKKTNRAIVVQEAQKSAGVAAEVIAQINEKAILHLEAPVLRVAGPDTVYPFAQIEDTWLPNPARIVAAVNKVVNF encoded by the coding sequence ATGGCACAATTGAACATGAAAGAAGCAATCCGTGATGCGCTTCGCGTTGAGTTGAAACGTGATCCTAACGTTCTGCTTTTCGGTGAAGACGTAGGTAATGTAGGCGGCGTTTTCCGTGTAACGGAAGGTCTGCAAAAAGAGTTTGGCGAAGAGCGTGTATTTGATACTCCGCTGGCTGAGTCCGCTATTGGTGGTTTGGCTGTAGGTTTGGGTATTCAAGGCTTCCGTCCGGTAGCTGAAATCCAATTCGTAGGTTTCATCTTCGAAGCACTTGACCAAATGGTAGTGCAAGCTGCTCGTATGCGTTTCCGCTCCGGTGGAAAATACAATTCTCCAATCGTATTCCGTACACCATTCGGTGGCGGTGTTAAAGCGGCAGAATTGCATACAGATTCTCTGGAAGGTTTGCTCACGCAAACTCCGGGTATTAAAGTAGTAGTTCCTTCTAACCCTTACGATGCAAAAGGTCTGATGATCGCTTCCATCCGCGACAACGATCCTGTATTCTTCATGGAGCACTTGAACCTGTACCACGCTTTCCGTGCAGAAGTACCTGAAGAAGACTACGTGGTTGAACTGGGTAAAGCAAACGTTGTTCGTGAAGGTTCTGACGTTACGATTGTGACTTACGGAATGATGGTTCATACTTCCGTTAAAGCAGCGGAAGAGCTTGAAAAACAAGGAATCAAAGTTGAAGTTATCGACCTTCGTACGATCAGCCCAATCGACATCGATACCGTTGTTGCTTCCATTAAGAAAACAAATCGTGCAATTGTTGTACAAGAAGCTCAAAAGAGCGCAGGTGTTGCAGCTGAAGTCATTGCCCAAATCAATGAAAAAGCGATTCTTCACCTGGAAGCTCCGGTTCTGCGTGTAGCTGGTCCGGACACTGTATATCCATTCGCACAAATTGAAGATACATGGCTGCCTAACCCAGCACGTATTGTTGCTGCGGTTAACAAAGTCGTAAATTTCTAA
- the pdhA gene encoding pyruvate dehydrogenase (acetyl-transferring) E1 component subunit alpha gives MSKVPYEVYTEDVEALSVLSPDGEIVNKDMMPKLSDDQLKEIMYRMVFTRTWDDRAVNLGRQGRLGFYAPVSGQEATMVGSEFALEKEDFIAPGYRDIPQLVWHGLPLYQAFLYSRGHQHGGQIPDGVNVLMPQIIIGAQILHAMGIAMGYKLKKQKQVVITYTGDGGSSEGDFYEGLNYAGVYKLPVIFFVQNNGYAITTPFAKQTAALSIAHKAVAAGIKGVKVDGMDIFAVIKAVQEAAERGRNGEGATLIEAVTYRFRPHSLSDDASKYRTKEEEAEWSEKDPIARFAKYLEKKGLWTEEDTARVKEEAKAKVNEEIKKAEKTEKMTISGLIDSMFEQTPKHLEEQKADFQ, from the coding sequence ATGAGCAAGGTTCCTTATGAAGTTTATACGGAGGATGTAGAAGCTCTGTCCGTGCTGTCTCCTGACGGCGAAATTGTAAACAAAGACATGATGCCTAAACTTTCCGACGATCAATTAAAAGAAATTATGTACCGCATGGTATTTACCCGTACTTGGGATGACCGTGCAGTAAACCTGGGCCGTCAAGGTCGTCTTGGTTTCTATGCTCCAGTATCTGGACAAGAAGCAACAATGGTTGGTAGTGAGTTTGCACTTGAGAAAGAAGACTTTATTGCTCCAGGCTATCGCGATATTCCGCAACTCGTGTGGCACGGACTTCCTCTTTATCAAGCATTCTTGTACTCCCGTGGACACCAACATGGTGGACAAATTCCTGATGGCGTTAACGTATTGATGCCACAAATCATCATTGGTGCACAAATTCTGCACGCAATGGGTATTGCTATGGGTTATAAATTGAAGAAACAAAAGCAAGTTGTTATTACGTACACAGGTGATGGCGGTTCTTCTGAAGGTGACTTCTATGAAGGTCTGAACTACGCTGGTGTATACAAACTGCCAGTTATCTTCTTCGTACAAAACAATGGTTATGCCATCACAACTCCTTTTGCTAAACAAACAGCAGCTCTGTCCATCGCTCACAAAGCGGTAGCAGCAGGTATCAAAGGTGTTAAAGTTGACGGTATGGACATCTTCGCTGTTATCAAAGCGGTTCAGGAAGCTGCTGAACGTGGACGTAACGGAGAAGGCGCTACATTGATCGAAGCGGTAACTTACCGTTTCCGTCCTCACTCCCTTTCTGACGATGCTTCCAAATATCGTACAAAAGAAGAAGAGGCTGAGTGGAGCGAAAAAGATCCAATCGCACGTTTCGCTAAGTATCTGGAGAAAAAAGGTCTTTGGACTGAAGAAGATACAGCTCGTGTGAAAGAAGAAGCAAAAGCTAAAGTAAATGAAGAGATCAAAAAAGCGGAAAAAACCGAGAAAATGACGATTTCAGGCTTGATCGACAGCATGTTCGAACAAACGCCTAAGCACTTGGAAGAGCAAAAAGCTGATTTCCAATAA
- a CDS encoding alpha/beta hydrolase has translation MTDSRYLKRTIVKEEIDSRYLGEKRTLRVYLPPGYNELLSYPVVYCQDGEEFFNFGRIATTANRIILDEGAEPFIIVGVQVDVSVRTQEYAPFGNRFKAYTSCFAEEIIPFIEEKYPVRRSPQERVLAGDSLGGSVSLHLALLYPDLFTRVISMSGAFYSASQEIYAAEEDLSWLSIWMIVGLQETAFEADTGTYDFVQLNRDTRDLLEKRGAHVSYREKDGHHQWGFWQKELPEALLYFLQEN, from the coding sequence ATGACGGATTCCCGCTATTTGAAACGTACGATTGTAAAGGAAGAAATCGATAGCCGCTATCTTGGAGAGAAGCGAACACTGCGAGTTTATCTTCCACCAGGCTATAACGAATTACTCAGCTACCCTGTCGTTTATTGTCAGGACGGCGAAGAATTCTTCAACTTTGGTCGTATCGCTACGACTGCCAACCGTATTATTCTGGATGAGGGTGCTGAACCTTTCATTATTGTAGGTGTTCAGGTTGATGTTTCCGTTCGTACCCAGGAATATGCTCCATTCGGTAATCGATTCAAAGCATATACCTCATGCTTTGCTGAAGAGATTATTCCCTTTATTGAAGAGAAATATCCGGTAAGACGCTCTCCACAGGAACGCGTGCTCGCTGGTGATTCCCTTGGAGGCAGTGTATCATTGCATCTGGCCCTGCTCTATCCGGACCTGTTCACACGGGTAATCAGCATGTCAGGAGCCTTCTATTCTGCCTCCCAGGAAATCTATGCTGCTGAAGAAGACTTGTCCTGGCTATCCATCTGGATGATCGTTGGGTTACAGGAAACTGCCTTTGAGGCGGATACCGGCACTTATGATTTTGTTCAGCTAAACAGAGACACACGTGATTTGCTGGAAAAGCGCGGTGCTCACGTCTCTTATCGGGAAAAGGATGGTCATCATCAATGGGGATTTTGGCAAAAGGAACTGCCTGAAGCCTTGTTATATTTCTTGCAAGAGAACTAG
- a CDS encoding low molecular weight protein-tyrosine-phosphatase produces MVRVLFVCLGNICRSPMAEAVLRHKIEERGLQQQIQVDSAGTGDWHIGKPPHEGTRKLLDSYQISYANMAARQFGSADFDQFDYIVCMDDSNVANVRKITGGAEADIMKFMDLLPNESLREVPDPYFTGNFEEVYKLVEAGCNVLLEQIQKDHSLA; encoded by the coding sequence ATGGTTCGTGTTTTGTTTGTTTGTCTAGGTAACATTTGTCGATCACCTATGGCAGAGGCGGTATTGCGTCACAAGATAGAGGAAAGAGGACTTCAACAGCAGATTCAGGTGGATTCGGCTGGAACAGGAGATTGGCATATTGGTAAGCCTCCACATGAAGGAACACGCAAGCTGCTGGATTCGTACCAAATTTCCTATGCCAACATGGCTGCTAGACAATTCGGAAGTGCTGACTTTGACCAATTTGACTATATTGTCTGCATGGATGATTCCAATGTTGCCAATGTGCGTAAGATAACTGGCGGAGCGGAGGCCGATATTATGAAATTCATGGACCTTCTGCCGAATGAATCCCTTCGGGAAGTACCCGATCCATACTTTACAGGTAACTTTGAAGAAGTGTACAAGCTGGTTGAAGCGGGTTGCAATGTCCTTTTGGAGCAAATCCAAAAAGATCATTCTCTTGCCTAA
- a CDS encoding trimeric intracellular cation channel family protein codes for MHIFEVFSIIGTVAFAMSGAFVAMEEEYDILGVLVLGLVTAFGGGVVRNVLIGVPVTTLWSQGGLIMLALISVAVAFLLPLKWIGHWKRTEALFDAIGLAAFAIQGGLYAANMGHPISAVIVAAVLTGIGGGIIRDLLAGRKPLVLRDEIYAVWAMTAGFVIGMGWFTSNAGLLICFAAVVFFRMCSVHYKWKLPRRSLVSAEAVPSQSSQSALKHTLSKGE; via the coding sequence TTGCACATTTTTGAAGTGTTCAGCATTATAGGCACCGTTGCTTTTGCAATGTCTGGTGCTTTCGTAGCAATGGAAGAGGAATATGACATCCTGGGCGTGCTCGTATTGGGGCTGGTAACCGCCTTCGGTGGCGGGGTTGTTCGTAATGTACTGATTGGAGTCCCTGTCACTACGCTCTGGAGTCAGGGTGGACTAATTATGTTAGCCCTAATATCAGTTGCTGTAGCGTTCTTGCTTCCTCTGAAGTGGATCGGTCACTGGAAGAGAACAGAAGCACTATTTGACGCAATCGGACTGGCGGCGTTTGCCATCCAGGGTGGATTGTATGCTGCTAATATGGGACATCCCATCAGCGCGGTAATCGTTGCTGCAGTATTGACGGGGATCGGCGGGGGAATTATTCGTGATTTGCTTGCAGGCCGCAAGCCGTTAGTCCTCCGCGACGAAATTTATGCGGTGTGGGCTATGACAGCCGGATTTGTTATAGGTATGGGATGGTTTACCTCAAATGCGGGACTGTTGATATGTTTTGCAGCAGTTGTATTTTTCCGCATGTGTTCTGTACATTATAAATGGAAGCTTCCTCGCCGTTCCTTGGTAAGCGCAGAAGCAGTTCCGTCACAGTCTTCACAGTCAGCGCTTAAGCATACGTTAAGCAAGGGGGAGTAA
- a CDS encoding thiamine diphosphokinase, whose product MTSKRIVIFTGGALSPQFLKEIRQDDMVIAADRGALYLIEHGVKPHIAVGDFDSITEQQWQMVRENSERMITVDPIAKDWTDTEMAFETALDHEPTHILMFGATGTRLDHTLANVHIMVRAMQHHIFCTIQDEHNYMMLTTSKLEVEDRGYEYISLLPLTPEVTGITLDGFLYPLDQATIRMGQSLGISNKLIGASGTVSIDSGLLLIIQSKD is encoded by the coding sequence ATGACTTCGAAACGCATTGTGATTTTTACAGGCGGGGCTCTCTCTCCTCAATTTCTCAAAGAAATTAGACAGGATGATATGGTTATCGCAGCAGATCGCGGAGCACTGTATTTAATCGAACATGGCGTAAAGCCTCATATAGCAGTTGGAGATTTCGACTCCATTACAGAGCAGCAATGGCAAATGGTGCGTGAAAACAGCGAGCGCATGATTACAGTTGATCCTATCGCAAAAGATTGGACAGACACTGAAATGGCCTTTGAGACGGCCCTAGACCACGAACCTACCCACATCCTGATGTTTGGAGCTACGGGGACTAGACTGGACCACACCTTGGCCAATGTACATATTATGGTCCGTGCTATGCAGCATCATATCTTCTGTACCATCCAGGACGAACACAACTATATGATGCTGACTACATCAAAATTAGAGGTTGAGGACCGGGGATATGAATACATTTCCTTACTGCCCCTCACGCCGGAAGTTACGGGTATTACATTAGATGGCTTCCTGTATCCTCTTGATCAAGCTACCATACGGATGGGACAATCTTTGGGAATAAGCAATAAACTGATTGGAGCATCAGGAACTGTATCCATAGACAGTGGATTATTACTTATCATACAGAGCAAAGATTAA
- a CDS encoding C40 family peptidase, translating to MKTNILVQKAVTVGLCATLGFGAVLMTNAPVAQAATASVSTGQQIVNYGKKFTGTPYKFGASTSTTKYFDCSSFMKYIFKKYGVDLPRTSVKQSKEGKAVSKANLRVGDLVFFSSGSRSTGSNITHVGVYAGNGKILHTYGAPGVTISDLDSGTWKRTYIKARRVL from the coding sequence ATGAAAACAAACATCTTAGTCCAAAAGGCCGTAACCGTCGGGTTGTGCGCTACATTAGGTTTTGGAGCTGTATTAATGACAAATGCACCTGTTGCACAAGCAGCAACTGCATCCGTATCTACTGGACAACAAATCGTAAACTACGGCAAGAAATTTACAGGAACACCATATAAATTTGGCGCGTCAACGTCCACTACGAAATATTTTGACTGCTCTTCTTTTATGAAATATATCTTTAAGAAGTATGGTGTAGATTTGCCACGTACATCTGTAAAACAATCCAAAGAGGGTAAAGCTGTATCGAAGGCTAACCTGCGTGTAGGAGACCTCGTATTCTTCTCAAGCGGTAGCCGTTCCACAGGTTCAAACATCACTCACGTAGGTGTATACGCAGGCAACGGCAAAATTCTGCACACTTACGGCGCTCCTGGTGTAACCATTTCGGATCTGGATTCCGGTACTTGGAAAAGAACATATATTAAAGCTCGCCGCGTACTGTAG
- a CDS encoding response regulator transcription factor, which produces MKTSILLIGAEDRTNSIKEVLCTESYSVFDIKWEELYQEQDAGLETCSMIIGVVDEEHDNSIVEELQWLMEYKEGVVPIVVITPQATPEQIVAWLDQGANDVIVEPFQWKIVMARIRNLLRVFSNAARTDEEVIVVHDLKVNLRSRRVSRAGEYLMLTPKEYELLEFLARHVNEACTRSAILREVWGYDFAMDTNVVDVYIKHLRVKVDKGRDTKLIHTVRGIGYMLHTT; this is translated from the coding sequence ATGAAAACGTCCATTTTACTTATTGGTGCCGAAGACCGAACGAACTCGATTAAGGAAGTGTTGTGTACCGAAAGTTACTCCGTTTTTGATATTAAGTGGGAAGAACTGTATCAGGAACAGGATGCTGGGCTGGAAACCTGCAGCATGATTATTGGCGTAGTGGATGAGGAGCATGACAATTCCATTGTGGAGGAACTGCAATGGCTAATGGAGTACAAGGAAGGCGTCGTACCAATTGTCGTGATTACACCACAGGCAACCCCGGAACAGATCGTCGCTTGGCTTGATCAAGGCGCGAATGATGTCATTGTTGAACCGTTTCAGTGGAAAATCGTGATGGCGAGAATTCGAAATTTACTCCGTGTCTTCTCGAATGCAGCCCGAACGGATGAAGAGGTCATCGTCGTGCATGATCTTAAAGTGAATCTGCGTTCACGCAGGGTAAGCCGTGCAGGGGAATATCTCATGTTGACACCTAAAGAATATGAACTGTTGGAATTTTTGGCCAGACACGTGAATGAGGCGTGTACGCGTAGTGCAATTCTTAGGGAAGTGTGGGGGTATGATTTTGCGATGGATACCAACGTAGTGGACGTATACATTAAACATCTGCGAGTTAAGGTGGATAAAGGGAGAGATACTAAATTGATCCATACCGTACGCGGCATTGGCTACATGCTTCATACAACTTAA
- a CDS encoding ThiF family adenylyltransferase, whose amino-acid sequence MIEETNSTEQSDRYSRQERYAPLGKEGQRRLNNSRVVIVGAGALGTGIAETLARSGIGHITIADRDYVEWSNLQRQQLYVEQDAAQRMPKAMAAQKRLRDINSSVVIEGKVMDVRADELEDLIQNADLIMDATDNFDTRLLLNDMSQKYRIPWIYGGCVGSYGITYTFLPGDTPCLNCLLGEVPLGGDTCDTSGIIPQAVQMVTANQTAEAMKLLSGNEGALRRKLLSFDVWRNEYISINVDGAKKADCPSCGNTASYPYLSAANLEKTDVLCGRDTVQIRPSRSMKLNLQDTAERLRRLDEGPVEVNPFLISFKTGVHRLVIFQDGRVLVHGTKDTAEARTLVHRYFG is encoded by the coding sequence ATGATAGAAGAAACAAATTCAACGGAGCAAAGTGATCGATATTCGAGACAGGAACGATACGCTCCGCTTGGCAAAGAAGGTCAGCGAAGACTAAACAACAGCAGGGTTGTTATCGTGGGGGCCGGTGCACTGGGAACCGGCATTGCAGAGACGCTCGCCAGATCAGGTATTGGACACATTACCATTGCGGACCGGGACTATGTGGAATGGAGCAACCTGCAGCGACAGCAGCTCTATGTTGAGCAGGATGCAGCTCAGCGAATGCCAAAAGCGATGGCAGCCCAAAAACGCCTGCGTGATATCAACTCCTCGGTTGTCATTGAAGGCAAGGTGATGGATGTCCGTGCAGACGAGCTGGAGGATCTCATTCAAAATGCAGATCTCATCATGGATGCCACGGATAATTTTGATACAAGGCTGCTGCTTAATGACATGTCCCAGAAATACCGCATTCCCTGGATTTATGGGGGGTGTGTGGGGAGTTATGGTATCACCTATACATTCCTGCCTGGGGATACCCCTTGTCTGAACTGTTTACTTGGCGAGGTACCGCTCGGTGGAGATACTTGCGATACATCGGGGATTATACCCCAGGCTGTGCAGATGGTAACGGCGAACCAGACAGCAGAAGCGATGAAGCTTCTTAGCGGTAATGAAGGTGCGCTGCGGCGTAAGCTGTTGTCGTTTGATGTATGGCGGAATGAGTACATATCCATAAATGTGGATGGGGCCAAAAAAGCAGATTGCCCTTCCTGCGGAAATACCGCTTCTTATCCTTACCTTTCCGCTGCCAATCTGGAGAAAACCGATGTGTTATGCGGTAGGGATACGGTACAGATTCGTCCTTCTCGCTCCATGAAGCTGAATCTTCAAGATACGGCTGAGCGTCTGAGAAGGCTTGATGAAGGACCAGTTGAAGTCAATCCGTTCCTGATCTCTTTTAAGACAGGGGTGCATCGATTGGTTATTTTTCAGGATGGACGTGTTTTGGTTCATGGTACAAAAGATACTGCAGAAGCTCGTACACTCGTACATCGATACTTTGGCTAA
- a CDS encoding thiazole synthase: protein MLKIGHHSFLSRLLLGTGKFEDLDIQSQAVEASGTEVLTFAVRRLNLEDRDKRHFLDTLDLKRFTLLPNTAGASTAEEAVRIAELARASGLCDMIKVEVIGDGVTLLPDPIETYKACEILLGKGFIVLPYISDDVILAKRLQQLGVHAVMPGASPIGAGRGIINPYNLEIIIEQAVVPVIVDAGLRSPKDAAYAMELGADGVLLNTAVSGSGNPVKMAKAMRMGVEAGRLAYEAGMIPVKRYAAASSPAEGMVHT, encoded by the coding sequence ATGCTGAAGATAGGACATCATTCATTTCTTTCCAGATTGTTGTTGGGTACGGGCAAATTTGAGGATTTGGATATACAGAGTCAAGCGGTAGAAGCGTCAGGAACCGAAGTGCTGACTTTTGCTGTTCGACGCCTGAACTTGGAAGATCGGGATAAACGCCACTTCCTTGATACACTCGATTTGAAGCGATTCACGTTACTTCCTAATACCGCAGGTGCTTCCACTGCAGAAGAGGCCGTCCGAATCGCTGAACTTGCCCGTGCCTCAGGACTTTGTGATATGATAAAAGTAGAAGTGATCGGAGATGGAGTCACGCTGCTGCCAGATCCGATCGAAACGTACAAGGCCTGCGAGATCTTGCTGGGAAAAGGCTTCATCGTACTGCCTTATATCTCGGATGATGTGATTTTAGCCAAACGGCTGCAGCAGCTTGGGGTTCATGCAGTCATGCCAGGTGCTTCACCGATCGGAGCTGGGAGAGGCATTATCAACCCGTACAACCTGGAAATCATAATCGAGCAAGCGGTAGTTCCTGTAATTGTGGATGCGGGATTGCGGTCCCCCAAAGATGCTGCTTATGCCATGGAGCTTGGGGCGGATGGTGTGCTGCTGAATACGGCGGTGTCCGGTTCGGGAAACCCGGTTAAAATGGCAAAAGCAATGCGAATGGGAGTTGAGGCGGGAAGACTTGCTTATGAAGCAGGTATGATACCCGTTAAGCGTTATGCAGCAGCCAGCAGTCCGGCGGAAGGAATGGTTCATACATGA
- the thiS gene encoding sulfur carrier protein ThiS — translation MNIIVNGQSMNIDEDLNHVDQLLQSFNLQVKTVVVELNRQILMREHHASTVLRDGDRIEIVHFVGGG, via the coding sequence GTGAACATCATCGTAAACGGGCAGAGCATGAACATTGATGAAGATTTGAATCATGTGGATCAGCTGCTGCAATCTTTTAATTTGCAGGTGAAAACTGTGGTGGTTGAGTTAAATCGCCAAATTCTGATGAGGGAGCACCATGCATCGACTGTTTTAAGAGACGGAGACCGAATTGAGATCGTACATTTTGTGGGAGGCGGTTAA
- the thiO gene encoding glycine oxidase ThiO, whose translation MSGEARGRRRSGRLYRNAAAFTAQLRGELRGKLHAETIVVGGGIIGCAIAYELASRGKEVILIERARIAGETSSAAAGMLAADSETFHTTLMSKLAYESRKRLHQQREQLQRLSGIEIGLQQNGFITPFRNEDEMKKYCDNRRSTDLLTEQMWWDHSNLQREAPWISKETFGALYRASESELLPVNLAHAYAGAAQTMGAKVIEGVQNVSLSADSSGIQAVETSIGRLTCKQVVVAAGLQGGEILKQVGLHLPTLPVKGEIAAIQYAKHDADYRPDKTVYADNVYIVPKANGEVWIGATSLPGHSDRDVTVEGIQKLLTSAAGWVPGIQQAQFIRAWAGVRPATPDGLPYLGAYKSIPGLYAAFGHYRNGILLSAITGSLMADLIAGHSSEELGIDELSPERLSRKEIMQ comes from the coding sequence ATGAGCGGAGAAGCCAGAGGGCGAAGACGAAGTGGCAGACTTTACCGAAATGCAGCAGCTTTTACGGCCCAATTACGTGGAGAACTTCGTGGCAAGCTTCATGCCGAAACGATTGTTGTGGGAGGCGGCATTATAGGTTGTGCCATCGCGTATGAGCTAGCTTCACGAGGTAAAGAAGTGATTTTAATCGAGCGTGCACGTATTGCAGGTGAGACATCTTCTGCCGCAGCGGGCATGTTAGCTGCAGACAGCGAGACGTTTCATACTACTCTGATGTCAAAGCTAGCATATGAAAGTAGAAAACGACTGCATCAGCAAAGAGAACAGCTTCAACGACTAAGCGGCATTGAAATTGGCCTGCAGCAGAATGGATTCATTACACCATTTCGAAATGAAGACGAGATGAAAAAGTATTGCGATAACAGAAGAAGTACAGATTTGCTTACAGAGCAAATGTGGTGGGATCATTCCAATCTTCAACGTGAAGCCCCGTGGATAAGCAAGGAAACTTTCGGGGCTCTGTATAGAGCTTCAGAAAGTGAACTTCTTCCTGTCAATTTGGCACATGCCTATGCGGGCGCAGCTCAAACAATGGGCGCCAAAGTAATCGAAGGTGTACAGAATGTAAGTCTATCTGCCGATTCGAGCGGAATCCAGGCTGTGGAAACGTCGATTGGAAGATTAACGTGTAAGCAGGTTGTTGTCGCAGCTGGATTACAAGGTGGAGAGATATTGAAGCAGGTGGGTCTTCACCTGCCCACTCTTCCAGTGAAAGGTGAAATTGCAGCAATTCAATATGCGAAACATGATGCAGATTACAGACCTGACAAGACGGTTTATGCAGATAATGTATACATTGTCCCCAAAGCAAACGGAGAAGTTTGGATCGGAGCAACCAGTTTACCAGGACACTCGGATCGGGATGTAACTGTTGAAGGTATTCAAAAGCTGCTTACATCCGCAGCTGGCTGGGTCCCTGGAATTCAGCAAGCCCAGTTTATCCGTGCTTGGGCAGGGGTTCGACCAGCGACTCCTGACGGTTTGCCTTATCTGGGAGCTTATAAAAGCATACCTGGGCTATATGCCGCATTTGGACATTACAGAAATGGCATCTTACTGAGCGCAATAACCGGCAGTCTGATGGCTGATTTGATTGCTGGCCATTCTTCGGAGGAGCTTGGCATTGATGAATTGAGTCCGGAGCGTTTGAGCAGAAAGGAGATTATGCAGTGA
- a CDS encoding thiamine phosphate synthase has product MNSLSFELHAVSPGIGDEKRFVKIATNLWPWLDYIHIREKHLTTEQKIQWAYSLLYAGIPADRIVINGLCELNELEKHVAFQRVHWGQSNLATIQGSSLNKSDRLRLGISVHSLHEARVAEERGADYLFYGHVFSSSSKPGSKPRGLSALSEICSAVSVPVIAIGGIGPANIAAVRAAGASGAAVISSIWTSDNPQRAAAALRQAIER; this is encoded by the coding sequence GTGAATTCATTATCGTTTGAGCTGCATGCTGTTTCGCCGGGCATAGGGGATGAAAAACGTTTTGTAAAGATTGCAACGAATTTATGGCCCTGGCTTGACTATATTCACATCCGGGAGAAACATTTAACCACTGAACAAAAAATCCAATGGGCGTACAGTTTGCTGTACGCAGGAATTCCAGCTGATAGGATCGTGATCAATGGTCTATGTGAGTTGAATGAGTTGGAGAAACATGTAGCATTTCAGAGGGTTCATTGGGGCCAGTCCAATTTGGCGACTATCCAAGGCAGCAGCCTGAACAAAAGCGATCGACTTCGTCTCGGCATTTCTGTTCACTCTCTTCACGAAGCTAGAGTAGCTGAAGAACGGGGAGCAGATTACCTCTTTTATGGTCATGTATTTTCCTCCAGCAGTAAACCTGGGAGCAAGCCGAGAGGGCTATCTGCACTGTCTGAAATATGCTCAGCTGTTTCCGTTCCCGTAATTGCCATTGGCGGTATTGGACCGGCAAACATAGCAGCTGTACGTGCAGCCGGAGCAAGTGGTGCGGCAGTAATATCATCTATCTGGACCAGTGATAATCCGCAACGCGCAGCAGCAGCCTTGAGGCAGGCTATTGAACGGTAG